The following coding sequences lie in one Desulfitibacter sp. BRH_c19 genomic window:
- a CDS encoding aspartate aminotransferase, with translation MKRFLADRISGLGTESAFEVLARARKIESQGVKVIHMEIGEPDFSSPARVIGSAAKALHQGQTKYCAAGGLAAVQEVIADYSGKLRNIKFEPSEVVIVPGAKPILSYTMMACVNPGDEVIYPNPGFPIYESLIRFCGGIPVPLPIEEIGDNFSIDVDKLAKLITPKTKMLILNSPHNPTGGILTNKELSEIAKLCIKNDLLVLSDEVYSKIYYDEAPTSIGSFPGMKERTVIVDGFSKTFSMTGWRLGYGLMPQELAQHISRLIINSNSCTAPFVQIAGAEAILNCQDETTKMVQEFAKRREILINGLNTIPGLYCHKPKGAFYAFPNITGTGNTSTKLAHDLLEKAGVAVLDGASFGEYGKNYLRLSYATSVDNIYAALNRIDLFLNNRKLSMM, from the coding sequence ATGAAAAGATTTTTAGCCGATAGAATATCTGGATTAGGCACTGAATCTGCCTTTGAAGTGTTGGCAAGAGCTAGAAAAATAGAAAGCCAAGGAGTAAAGGTTATACATATGGAAATAGGTGAACCAGACTTTTCATCTCCAGCACGTGTGATTGGCTCTGCCGCTAAAGCATTGCATCAGGGCCAAACAAAGTACTGTGCTGCCGGAGGTCTAGCTGCAGTACAGGAAGTAATAGCAGACTATAGTGGAAAGCTTAGAAATATAAAGTTTGAGCCTAGCGAAGTAGTTATAGTTCCAGGTGCAAAACCTATTTTATCCTATACTATGATGGCTTGTGTCAATCCAGGTGATGAGGTTATTTATCCTAATCCTGGGTTCCCAATATATGAATCTCTTATACGTTTTTGCGGTGGAATTCCTGTTCCACTTCCCATAGAGGAAATCGGCGATAATTTTAGTATAGATGTTGATAAACTTGCTAAATTAATCACTCCTAAAACTAAAATGTTAATACTTAACTCTCCCCATAATCCTACAGGGGGCATTTTGACTAATAAGGAGTTATCGGAAATAGCTAAGCTATGTATTAAAAATGACTTGCTGGTATTATCTGATGAAGTCTATAGTAAAATATATTATGATGAGGCACCAACTTCTATAGGATCTTTTCCCGGAATGAAGGAAAGGACCGTCATTGTTGATGGTTTTTCAAAAACATTTTCTATGACAGGTTGGAGGCTTGGTTATGGTCTAATGCCTCAAGAATTAGCACAACATATTAGTCGTTTAATTATTAATTCAAACAGCTGTACAGCTCCCTTTGTGCAAATAGCTGGTGCAGAAGCTATCCTAAACTGCCAGGACGAAACAACTAAAATGGTACAAGAATTTGCAAAAAGACGTGAAATCCTTATAAATGGACTTAACACAATACCAGGCTTATACTGCCATAAACCTAAAGGAGCTTTTTATGCTTTCCCCAATATTACCGGAACAGGAAATACAAGCACAAAATTGGCTCATGATTTGTTAGAAAAAGCTGGAGTGGCAGTTTTGGATGGAGCATCCTTTGGAGAGTATGGGAAAAATTACTTGCGTCTTTCATATGCAACTTCTGTAGACAATATATATGCAGCTCTTAATAGAATTGACTTATTTCTAAATAATAGAAAATTATCTATGATGTAA